In Lathyrus oleraceus cultivar Zhongwan6 chromosome 2, CAAS_Psat_ZW6_1.0, whole genome shotgun sequence, the DNA window ATAACTCTTCACGAAGATGCACAATGCTTTTTATTCATATTCCGATCATTCAATCAATTGTGATTCTACTCTAAGCTAAAAGTATGTTTCATCAATTACTCCGGCAAACTATCAAAAGCATACTATTGACTGAGAAACTTACAAGTATGTCAATTTAGGAATATGGGCGACGCTAGATGGTATGACTCCTGACATTTTGTTGTGGGACAGGTACCTGCCTCCAACAAACAAACATCGCATTATGGAAACTTTCAAGCTAAATAGATCTTGACACGGTAAAATCGTGTTAGACAGTCCTGTTAAAACACATGTTAAGAGGAGGAAGAAAATACGCGGTAAAGAATGAATACTCACAAGATTTCAAGACTGGATAAGTTAGCAAGTTGTGCAGGAATTCCTCCAGTAAAATAATTATTGTTTAGATATCTGGTTTGCAGAACAAGTTTGTTAATATTTAGAGATAAAAGCAGATTTAAGATCAGGTGGCAATGTTTTGAATCGACAAAAAAGAACTTACAAATTGCGTAGTAATGGAAAGCAACCTTCAAAACGGATGAGTTCCCTTATGGTACCCACCAAATGATTGTTACCGGCATCCCTATAAACATGACAGTAATATAATGAGGCATTTGGTTTGAGATATAAATATTATCATCTGAAGTAGAAGATTCTAAAAGGATTTGAAAATTACAAGTGGCGAAGGTTCTGTAGAGTGCCCAATTCTGGGGGTATTCTTCCCATCAAACGGTTTTCATGAAGATAAAGATAGCGAAGGTCGGGAAGATCTGCGAGCTCCTTGGGAATTTCACCCTTGAAATTATTGAAGCTTAGGTACCTGCATAAGGATATTAGATCTCAATTGTTAACAAAGGACTAACAGAGAGTGTTGTCAACTAGTGGTTATAGAGGCAATATAGCACAATAGAATTTTAACAAATCACTACTATTCCGCGGTACGCTATTTAGTATTAGGTGTTATCAAATAGCGGCTATAGCCCTGTAGCGGATTTTGAACAAACTGTTGTTTTCCATGATTGATAAATTGACAATTCTGTTAACAAACCCAAAGTTAACAAGGAGAGTAAGAGTTACTCACAAATGCGTCAAACTTTTAAGTTCCCCGATTTCTGGAGGAATTGCATCCTGTAGTTTGTTCCACCGCAAATTTCTGCAAGGAAACAAAGGTAAAAAATGAACTACATATTTCAAATAATAGTATGAAAATGACGATCAATGACAGCCAACATTGAAAAAGTGGAATGGGCATAAATCATCATAAACCAACAACTTTTCTTGGCAAAAAATATTGCCTATGTCGTTCTACTACATCACATCAATATTTTATCATCAGAACCATATGCGGAGAGAAACCAGAATCTAAGAGGGTTTAGAAAATTCATACAGTATTTTAAGACGCTTCAGCCGACCGATTTGAGGAGGAATAGGCCCTGTTAACTTGTTATTATGGAGATCCCTGCCAAAAGTGCATATTACTTCAATTACTAAGAGCTTGAAAGAAAGCAGTAAACTGGAAATCTTTCAATGTATTAAAACAGTAAGCAAACAATATGCCATCTTAACGTGTCCCCAAATCTTCCATTTATAAAAGGCAAATCAATGAAAAAGACCAATCACAATTATTAAATTCTTGAATAAATTAGTCTTTTTAGCTAACGCAAATCTTCTATAATTCCAACATGCTCAATTCATTTCTATGTTAAATCTTTCAAAAATCGCTATTTACATGAAAAGACACGAGAGTAGAAAATCGTTTGGACATCAATCATACATCATACC includes these proteins:
- the LOC127119634 gene encoding probable leucine-rich repeat receptor-like protein kinase At1g35710, translating into MARMRIPFTSLSLSLLFALSILNLAHCKTLKRDVKALNEIKASLGWRVVYAWVGDDPCGDGDLPPWSGVTCSTVGDYRVVTELEVYAVSIVGPFPTAVTSLLDLTRLDLHNNKLTGPIPPQIGRLKRLKILNLRWNKLQDAIPPEIGELKSLTHLYLSFNNFKGEIPKELADLPDLRYLYLHENRLMGRIPPELGTLQNLRHLDAGNNHLVGTIRELIRFEGCFPLLRNLYLNNNYFTGGIPAQLANLSSLEILYLSHNKMSGVIPSSVAHIPKLTYLYLDHNQFSGRIPEPFYKHPFLKEMYIEGNAFRPGVNPIGLHKVLEVSDSDFLV